A region from the Onthophagus taurus isolate NC chromosome 8, IU_Otau_3.0, whole genome shotgun sequence genome encodes:
- the LOC111425328 gene encoding cysteine-rich hydrophobic domain-containing protein 2, which translates to MEGFDAIYYEDEEENPEEAEPGDVATVPDPVILRGAGNMTVFGLSNRFSTEFPSGLVSRVAPEEFQETVMRINSVLKKTLPVNVKWLFCGCLCCCCTLGCSLWPVICLSKRTQHSLNKLLEWENSYLYHKLGLHWRLSKQHCDSSSMMEYVILIEFLPKIPIYRPD; encoded by the exons atggAGGGATTTGATGCGATATATTACGAAGATGAGGAAGAAAATCCTGAAGAAGCTGAGCCAGGAGATGTAGCCACCGTGCCCGATCCAGTGATACTTCGTGGAGCTGGAAATATGACCGT ATTTGGATTGAGTAATCGTTTTAGTACCGAATTTCCTAGTGGGTTAGTTTCAAGAGTTGCCCCAGAAGAGTTTCAAGAAACCGTCATGAGGATAAACAGCGTACTCAAAAAAACATTACCTGTTAATGTCAAATGGTTGTTTTGTGGCTGCTTATGTTGCTGTTGTACTTTAGGATGTTCATTATGGCCTGTAATTTGTTTAAGTAAAAGG ACACAGCATTCGTTAAATAAACTGTTGGAATGGgagaatagttatttatatcataAGTTGGGGTTACACTGGAGACTATCGAAGCAACACTGTGATTCGTCATCTATGATGGAGTACGTCATTCTGATagaatttttaccaaaaattcCTATTTATCGGCCAGATTAG
- the LOC111425329 gene encoding zinc finger protein 706-like has product MARGQQKLQSQAKAAERSAKMKKQQGHSATDQKKAAQKALVHVCVVCKAQMPDPKTYKQHFENKHPKNEVPAELKDV; this is encoded by the exons ATGGCTAGAGGTCAACAAAAACTCCAGTCTCAAGCCAAAGCAGCTGAGAGATCTGCCAAAATGAAGAAGCAACAGGGACACTCTGCCACTGATCAGAAAAAAGCAGCTCAAAAGGCGCTCGTACACGTTTGCGTCGTTTGCAAG gCTCAAATGCCAGATCCCAAAACATACAAACAACACTTTGAGAATAAACATCCTAAGAATGAAGTGCCTGCGGAGCTGAAGGACGTCTAA
- the LOC111425518 gene encoding tyrosine-protein kinase csk-1-like, with the protein MAELAQDTGAVKSVEIVENIQKNPNDGNNKEGCTDLIPWYHGKISDETTYKLLKSNKDGLFLVRDSLRYAGDFSLCLTYSKRLFDYRIIRDNYGRLTINLEDYYDSLEEIIETCIHRKKELCYYLMEYVTREMKAQIIGDINVNYIKKGVFGKTFIGCIQNRKVLISPIDDPVEMHEIIKKKLCHKNLVNIIGLALTDSGSIKTYNMITVYMEHEPLLNLLRKPKKYPYVRKYAFNFCNDICMGMVYLEEQQLCHQFLAAKNVWITKTGIAKLANFGICNEYLGRFQDFAHTHVAPEVLIAKKHSIQADMWSFGVVLWEIYNHGNLPYSYMSLSNIFKFLKANNRLTIPTKNCPRSVRKIMRQCWCWKPEQRPIFRQLFVVFPKHRIQMKDCPKFLEF; encoded by the exons ATGGCAGAATTAGCTCAAGATACCGGCGCTGTAAAATCAgttgaaattgttgaaaatatccAGAAAAATCCCAACGATGGTAACAACAAAGAAGGTTGCACCGACTTAATAcc atGGTACCACGGAAAAATTTCTGATGAAACCACCTATAAACTGCTTAAATCGAATAAAGATGGTTTATTCCTTGTAAGAGATTCATTAAGATACGCCGGagattttagtttatgtttAACATATTCTAAAAGACTTTTCGATTATCGCATAATTCGCGATAATTATGGAAGGTTGACGATAAATCTTGAAGATTATTACGATTCGTTGGAAGAAATAATCGAGACATGCATACAccgaaaaaaagaattatgcTATTACCTCATGGAATATGTTACCAGGGAAATGAAAGCGCAAATAATAGGGGATATTAACgtgaattatattaaaaaaggaGTTTTTGGGAAAACATTTATTGGTTGTATTCaaaatagaaaagttttaatttcaccAATTGATGACCCTGTCGAAATGCATGAAATCATCAAGAAAAAACTTTGTCATAAAAATCTTGTTAATATCATTGGCTTGGCTTTAACCGACTCTGGTTCAATTAAAACTTATAACATGATTACTGTTTATATGGAACATGAACCTTTGTTAAATCTTTTAAGAAAGCCGAAAAAATATCCTTACGTTAGAAAATAtgcattcaatttttgtaatgaCATTTGTATGGGAATGGTGTATTTAGAAGAGCAACAACTTTGTCATCAATTTTTGGCAGCCAAAAATGTTTGGATTACCAAAACAGGAATAGCAAAATTAGCCAATTTCGGAATTTGTAACGAATATTTAGGCCGATTCCAAGATTTTGCACACACCCATGTTGCTCCAGAAGTTTTAATCGCCAAAAAGCATAGCATCCAAGCTGATATGTGGAGTTTTGGTGTTGTTTTATGGGAAATATATAACCACGGTAATTTGCCATATTCTTACATGTCTTTAtccaacattttcaaatttttaaaagcaaATAATCGACTTACTATTCCTACAAAAAATTGTCCACGTTCTGTACGCAAAATCATGCGGCag tGTTGGTGTTGGAAACCTGAACAAAGACCAATTTTTCGCCAGTTGTTCGTTGTGTTCCCAAAACATCGTATTCAAATGAAAGATTGTCcgaaatttttagaattttga
- the LOC111425543 gene encoding phospholipid scramblase 1-like isoform X1: MFSTNRQGSNDPFDDHVTDIDLSVFNSPLSDSSIRETTTFLDTPDPIPIVDQPSLESNYPGSRRPIPVATIDWQSSRDGQFIPRNGLDFLNGVDKLFIQQTVELNELLANVDSENRYTIKVPRGETLYYASESSTNFQRFCCGSSRAFTMRLFDQTQQEAIEFRRRLAFGNCSFWCYLQVLEIWLPPGELVGYVKQQMTLSQPIFLAYNRHGNVAYKIEGPSDTCMCISNGKDKHFKIFNPEGTTQLGSVNYQWDQVQTDYIMCVQFPSSSIDDRLKAILLGAAFLLEYMYFERSKITGCLRCSC; the protein is encoded by the exons ATGTTTTCCACCAACAGGCAAGGGTCTAACGATCCTTTTGATGACCATGTtacag aTATAGATTTATCTGTTTTTAATTCACCGTTGAGTGATTCAAGCATTAGAGAAA ctacaacatttttggatACACCGGATCCAATTCCAATAGTGGATCAACCAAGCTTGGAAAGTAACTATCCAGGAAGTAGAAGACCAATTCCCGTCGCAACAATCGATTGGCAATCATCAAGAGATGGTCAATTTATTCCCAGGAACGgattagattttttaaatggcgtcgataaattatttatccaACAGACTGTAGAATTAAACGAAC taCTTGCAAATGTTGATTCAGAAAATAGATATACAATAAAAGTACCAAGAGGTGAAACGCTTTATTATGCAAGCGAATCATCGACGAATTTCCAAAGATTTTGTTGTGGATCAAGTAGAGCATTTACGATGCGTCTTTTTGACCAAACTCAACAAGAAGCGATTGAATTTCGGCGACGTTTAGCATTCGGAAACTGTTCGTTTTGGTGTTATCTTCAAGTATTGGAAATTTGGCTTCCTCCCGGTGAACTTGTTGGTTATGTTAAACAACAAATGACGTTATCACAACCAATTTTTCTCGCTTATAATCGACACGGAAATGTTGCTTATAAAATTGAAGGTCCATCTGATACTTGTATGTGCATTTCTAATGGGAAggataaacattttaagatatttaatcCCGAGGGTACCACGCAATTAGGAAGTGTTAATTATCAATGGGATCAAGTACAAACTGATTATATCATGTGTGTACAGTTTCCATCAAGTAGTATTGATGATAGATTAAAAGCCATTTTATTGGGAGCTGCATTTTTATtg gaATATATGTATTTTGAAAGATCTAAAATAACTGGATGCTTAAGGTGTAGCTGTTAA
- the LOC111425543 gene encoding phospholipid scramblase 1-like isoform X2: MFSTNRQGSNDPFDDHVTATTFLDTPDPIPIVDQPSLESNYPGSRRPIPVATIDWQSSRDGQFIPRNGLDFLNGVDKLFIQQTVELNELLANVDSENRYTIKVPRGETLYYASESSTNFQRFCCGSSRAFTMRLFDQTQQEAIEFRRRLAFGNCSFWCYLQVLEIWLPPGELVGYVKQQMTLSQPIFLAYNRHGNVAYKIEGPSDTCMCISNGKDKHFKIFNPEGTTQLGSVNYQWDQVQTDYIMCVQFPSSSIDDRLKAILLGAAFLLEYMYFERSKITGCLRCSC, encoded by the exons ATGTTTTCCACCAACAGGCAAGGGTCTAACGATCCTTTTGATGACCATGTtacag ctacaacatttttggatACACCGGATCCAATTCCAATAGTGGATCAACCAAGCTTGGAAAGTAACTATCCAGGAAGTAGAAGACCAATTCCCGTCGCAACAATCGATTGGCAATCATCAAGAGATGGTCAATTTATTCCCAGGAACGgattagattttttaaatggcgtcgataaattatttatccaACAGACTGTAGAATTAAACGAAC taCTTGCAAATGTTGATTCAGAAAATAGATATACAATAAAAGTACCAAGAGGTGAAACGCTTTATTATGCAAGCGAATCATCGACGAATTTCCAAAGATTTTGTTGTGGATCAAGTAGAGCATTTACGATGCGTCTTTTTGACCAAACTCAACAAGAAGCGATTGAATTTCGGCGACGTTTAGCATTCGGAAACTGTTCGTTTTGGTGTTATCTTCAAGTATTGGAAATTTGGCTTCCTCCCGGTGAACTTGTTGGTTATGTTAAACAACAAATGACGTTATCACAACCAATTTTTCTCGCTTATAATCGACACGGAAATGTTGCTTATAAAATTGAAGGTCCATCTGATACTTGTATGTGCATTTCTAATGGGAAggataaacattttaagatatttaatcCCGAGGGTACCACGCAATTAGGAAGTGTTAATTATCAATGGGATCAAGTACAAACTGATTATATCATGTGTGTACAGTTTCCATCAAGTAGTATTGATGATAGATTAAAAGCCATTTTATTGGGAGCTGCATTTTTATtg gaATATATGTATTTTGAAAGATCTAAAATAACTGGATGCTTAAGGTGTAGCTGTTAA